A single window of Acetohalobium arabaticum DSM 5501 DNA harbors:
- a CDS encoding sigma 54-interacting transcriptional regulator encodes MSNKELAVVTISEATNNLLKEQLKEILQDRVKVKGYQINEIGSNTINSDLVLATNSLQGEIDNYITGVDDIIFARRSLDFSSLEMLIKLPDGKEVLLVNNTEMAAYETKSMLEKVGIDHINLQPFYPEKKLNKEIDLAITPGEKGYVPDTVEDIIDIGSRVLSLTTIIEALIKLDLLDEKADLLVTKHIKQLVKLSNRLYGNTKKVERINQMLEAVINHVHDGVIYINQQEEIEIFNQKAEEIFEMKAKEAVGAKVEEKISNTKLNSILKTEDKHLNDLQDIVEKKIVTSRVPVKLDNEVIGALATFKDVTEVKKLEKNLRRKLKDKGHIAKYEFSNIVGNSTQINQTIKKAKDLAESESTILIQGESGTGKELFAQSIHNYSNREKQPFVAVNCAALPENLLESELFGYEEGAFTGAKKGGRPGVFEQAHTGTIFLDEVGDIPLKIQTNLLRVLQEEEVMRIGGTKVIPINIRVIAATNKNLRKLVKEGKFREDLYYRLSVLPLKVPALRKRKEDIPLLIEFFLQKFNAGDLVFSERVKSRLYNYNWPGNIRELENCIEYISQTCNERVEIGDLPSHFHDEDNILRKSIEDIDCEIEDIKSELEELGDIKEYLFILNELHLAKQEGRNIGRREIAKNAKINNLHLSSHMVRSRLRKLESCRLVNIGQGRQGTKITEKGIEFLERTT; translated from the coding sequence ATGTCTAATAAAGAATTAGCAGTTGTAACTATTAGTGAAGCAACGAATAACTTATTGAAAGAGCAATTAAAGGAAATATTACAGGATAGAGTGAAGGTAAAAGGATATCAGATTAATGAAATAGGGTCTAATACTATTAATTCAGATTTGGTATTAGCAACTAATTCTTTACAGGGAGAAATAGATAATTACATAACTGGTGTTGATGATATTATTTTTGCTAGGAGGTCTCTGGATTTTTCCTCTTTAGAGATGTTGATTAAATTACCTGATGGTAAAGAAGTTTTGTTAGTTAATAATACTGAGATGGCAGCTTATGAAACTAAATCGATGTTGGAAAAAGTAGGTATTGATCATATTAATTTGCAGCCTTTTTATCCCGAAAAAAAATTAAATAAAGAAATAGACTTGGCTATTACTCCTGGGGAGAAAGGGTATGTTCCTGATACTGTTGAAGATATTATTGATATTGGTAGTAGAGTTCTTAGTTTAACAACAATTATTGAAGCTTTGATTAAGTTAGATTTATTGGATGAGAAGGCAGATTTGTTAGTAACTAAACATATTAAACAGTTAGTAAAATTGAGCAATAGATTATATGGAAATACAAAGAAGGTTGAAAGAATTAATCAGATGTTGGAAGCTGTAATTAATCATGTGCATGATGGTGTAATCTATATTAATCAGCAGGAAGAAATTGAAATATTTAATCAAAAGGCTGAGGAAATTTTTGAGATGAAGGCCAAAGAAGCAGTGGGAGCTAAAGTGGAAGAGAAGATATCCAATACTAAATTAAATTCTATTCTTAAGACAGAAGATAAGCACTTAAATGATTTGCAGGATATAGTAGAAAAGAAGATTGTAACTTCTAGAGTGCCGGTTAAATTAGATAATGAGGTTATTGGTGCTTTAGCTACTTTTAAAGATGTAACAGAAGTAAAGAAGTTAGAGAAGAACTTAAGAAGGAAGTTAAAGGATAAAGGACATATTGCTAAGTATGAATTTTCTAATATAGTTGGTAATAGTACTCAAATTAATCAAACTATCAAAAAGGCAAAGGATTTAGCTGAGAGTGAATCTACCATTCTGATTCAAGGAGAAAGCGGAACAGGAAAGGAACTATTTGCTCAATCGATCCATAATTATTCTAATCGAGAAAAACAGCCCTTTGTAGCTGTTAATTGTGCTGCTCTGCCGGAAAATTTATTGGAAAGTGAATTATTTGGTTATGAAGAAGGGGCCTTTACTGGAGCTAAAAAAGGAGGGAGACCGGGGGTTTTTGAACAGGCCCATACTGGAACAATCTTTTTGGATGAGGTTGGTGATATTCCGCTTAAGATTCAGACTAATCTATTGAGGGTTTTGCAGGAAGAAGAGGTAATGAGAATAGGAGGAACTAAGGTAATTCCAATTAATATCAGGGTGATTGCTGCTACTAATAAGAACTTACGTAAGTTAGTTAAAGAAGGTAAGTTTCGAGAGGATCTATATTATCGCCTTAGTGTTTTACCATTAAAGGTACCAGCTTTAAGGAAACGAAAAGAAGATATTCCGCTTTTGATCGAATTCTTCTTACAGAAGTTTAATGCTGGGGATTTGGTGTTTTCAGAAAGAGTAAAGAGCAGATTATATAATTATAATTGGCCTGGTAATATCAGAGAATTGGAGAATTGTATTGAATATATTTCTCAGACATGTAATGAGAGGGTAGAGATAGGAGATTTACCTTCACATTTTCATGATGAAGATAATATTTTAAGGAAGAGTATAGAAGATATAGATTGTGAAATAGAAGATATAAAGAGTGAATTAGAAGAATTAGGGGATATAAAAGAGTATCTATTTATTTTGAATGAACTCCATCTGGCAAAGCAGGAAGGGAGGAATATAGGGAGGCGGGAGATAGCTAAGAATGCTAAAATTAATAACTTACATCTTTCTTCTCATATGGTAAGAAGCAGATTAAGGAAGTTGGAATCTTGCCGACTGGTTAATATTGGTCAAGGAAGACAAGGGACTAAAATTACTGAAAAAGGAATCGAGTTTTTAGAAAGAACAACTTAA
- a CDS encoding M20/M25/M40 family metallo-hydrolase, whose protein sequence is MDFKEEILQFIDSNLDRFIEESIKIQQIPAPTFHEENRADYIRNRLESFARGKVQIDKVGNVIKTYTVDEDLPTVMIAAHLDTVFSKEVDLEVKREGNEIYGPGLCDNSLSLEGLVMIAEIMDKFELELNYNLILTSTVGEEGRGNLKGMQQVMEDYQDKIDTVIVLEGDGLGRITHQAVGSSRWKVEFSAKGGHSWGDFGNSSAVHTMSKIISALSDFELPTEPKTTFNVGKVAGGRAVNAIASKAEMLLEVRSVGEEALAEVSQEFKKIIQEVCRQNGVEVGFENIGKRPAGGLNKEHQLVKLLKRIHQRLDLSSSFKPGSTDGNLPLNLGIPAVTIGLTKGVNLHSTDEYIEVKPLKKGLQQLILIVLQIEDYIKS, encoded by the coding sequence GTGGATTTTAAAGAAGAAATTCTTCAATTTATTGATTCTAATCTAGATAGGTTTATTGAAGAAAGTATTAAGATCCAACAGATCCCTGCTCCAACTTTTCACGAAGAGAATAGAGCAGATTATATTAGAAATAGGCTAGAATCATTTGCAAGAGGTAAGGTGCAGATTGATAAAGTAGGTAATGTAATAAAGACCTATACTGTAGATGAAGATCTGCCTACAGTTATGATTGCTGCTCATTTGGATACTGTCTTTTCGAAGGAAGTAGATTTGGAAGTGAAAAGAGAAGGAAATGAAATTTATGGGCCTGGACTCTGTGATAATAGTTTAAGCTTAGAGGGCTTAGTAATGATAGCAGAAATAATGGATAAATTTGAGCTGGAACTTAATTATAATTTGATATTAACTTCTACAGTAGGTGAAGAGGGTAGAGGCAACTTAAAAGGTATGCAGCAGGTGATGGAAGATTATCAAGATAAGATAGATACAGTTATTGTTTTGGAAGGAGATGGTCTAGGTAGAATTACTCATCAGGCAGTTGGCAGCAGCCGCTGGAAGGTAGAGTTTAGTGCTAAAGGCGGACATAGCTGGGGAGACTTTGGAAATTCCAGTGCGGTTCATACTATGTCAAAGATAATCAGCGCTTTATCCGATTTTGAGTTGCCGACTGAACCGAAAACAACCTTTAATGTTGGCAAGGTAGCTGGAGGCCGAGCAGTTAATGCTATTGCTTCTAAGGCAGAAATGTTATTGGAAGTTAGGTCAGTAGGTGAGGAGGCTTTAGCAGAAGTAAGCCAAGAATTTAAGAAGATTATTCAAGAAGTTTGTCGGCAGAATGGAGTTGAAGTTGGATTTGAGAATATAGGTAAGAGGCCGGCTGGTGGGCTTAATAAAGAGCATCAGTTAGTAAAGCTATTAAAAAGAATTCATCAGAGACTGGACCTAAGTTCTAGCTTTAAGCCTGGAAGTACCGATGGGAACTTACCATTAAATTTAGGGATTCCTGCTGTAACTATAGGATTAACTAAAGGTGTAAACTTACATTCAACAGATGAATATATAGAAGTTAAACCGCTGAAGAAAGGATTACAGCAGTTAATTTTAATAGTTTTACAGATTGAAGATTATATTAAGTCTTAA
- the nhaC gene encoding Na+/H+ antiporter NhaC — protein MEKTKELPSMGKVFLVLGGFLALAFAFTTLGISIHLAIFSGWFLAIGVGLSLGYTYEELEDAISDGIHNGMSAVIILLAVGALVGTWISGGIVPTIIYYGLKTIHPSIFFLATLIICTLTSLSTGTSWGAAGTAGIAMMGIGAGLGVPDPMTAGAVLSGAYFGDKLSPLSDSTILSASMSDVDVIEHVKGMFPASVVGYAIAAIGFTILGFNVGGGSTDLNRVNEVMNAIEGMYNINPLSFLPLVIVIGLLIMEKPSIPVITFGSVLGIIWGIGFQGLEPVKAIGTAWSQIPKDTGMEFIDSILSRGGMQSMLWSVGVILFGLGFGGLLDEIGILEAIAKKVEKGINSGGSLTVTTILVGFLGNLFGSAMYVSLILTPKIMEKKYDELGYDRKVLSRNTEFGGTLTSGMIPWSDNGIYMAGILGVSTLDYLPYMWLAFACIGVSIIYGFTDKFMYRVDDEATDDGMTV, from the coding sequence ATGGAAAAAACGAAAGAGTTACCTTCAATGGGGAAAGTATTTCTAGTATTAGGTGGTTTTTTAGCATTAGCTTTTGCTTTTACTACTTTAGGAATTTCAATTCATTTGGCTATATTTAGCGGTTGGTTTCTAGCTATTGGTGTAGGTTTATCACTAGGTTATACTTATGAAGAATTGGAAGATGCAATTTCTGATGGTATCCATAATGGTATGAGTGCAGTAATAATTTTATTAGCAGTAGGTGCTTTAGTTGGAACCTGGATTTCAGGTGGAATTGTGCCTACTATAATTTATTATGGTTTAAAAACAATTCATCCATCTATCTTTTTCTTAGCAACTTTAATTATTTGTACTCTGACTTCTCTTTCTACAGGTACTTCCTGGGGAGCTGCAGGAACAGCTGGTATTGCTATGATGGGTATAGGAGCTGGTTTAGGTGTTCCAGACCCAATGACAGCAGGTGCAGTTTTATCTGGTGCTTATTTTGGAGATAAGCTGTCTCCATTATCTGATAGTACAATTTTATCGGCTTCGATGTCTGATGTTGATGTAATCGAACACGTTAAAGGTATGTTTCCAGCTTCTGTAGTAGGTTATGCTATAGCAGCGATAGGATTTACAATTTTAGGATTTAATGTTGGTGGCGGTTCTACTGATTTAAATAGAGTTAATGAGGTTATGAATGCTATTGAGGGTATGTATAATATTAATCCTTTGTCTTTTCTTCCTTTGGTAATAGTGATTGGATTACTAATAATGGAAAAGCCGTCGATTCCGGTTATAACTTTTGGATCAGTATTAGGTATAATCTGGGGAATAGGTTTCCAGGGGTTAGAGCCTGTAAAAGCAATTGGAACAGCCTGGAGTCAAATACCTAAGGATACAGGTATGGAGTTTATTGATAGTATTTTAAGTCGAGGCGGTATGCAGTCTATGCTTTGGTCTGTAGGAGTTATTTTATTCGGTTTAGGCTTTGGTGGATTATTAGATGAGATAGGTATTCTGGAGGCTATTGCTAAAAAGGTTGAAAAAGGAATTAATTCTGGTGGTTCTTTAACAGTTACTACAATTCTTGTTGGTTTTCTTGGCAACCTATTTGGTAGTGCAATGTATGTTTCATTAATTTTAACTCCGAAGATTATGGAGAAAAAATATGATGAATTAGGGTATGATAGAAAAGTTCTTTCTCGAAATACTGAGTTTGGAGGTACTTTGACGTCAGGTATGATACCTTGGAGTGATAATGGAATTTATATGGCTGGAATATTAGGAGTATCAACGCTTGATTACCTACCATATATGTGGTTAGCATTTGCTTGTATTGGTGTATCCATTATTTACGGCTTTACAGATAAATTTATGTATAGAGTAGATGATGAAGCAACTGATGATGGAATGACAGTATAA
- a CDS encoding asparaginase — MKKILFITTGGTIASSEGDNGLEPSFDAEELLAHIPEIRDLCDINGKLVMNIDSTNMRPTSVKKIAETVFENYDDYDGFVVTHGTDTMGYTSSLLTYMLSNIKKPVVVTGSQVAIGQPYTDAKKNISDAVRFALEGVPGIFVAFDGKIINGTRAIKMRSKSMNAFESINRPYVASIKLGKITYNGDSRGNEYENEYEIMNIDPSEPFRLRTDLCTDVFVLKLYPGIDPDIFDFIKENYKGLVIETFGLGGIPNLEDYNIVSKVKEVIEAGVVVAVTTQCVEEGVNLGVYEVGRDLAEHNKAIITGDMNTEAIVGKLMWALGNFNNLSDVKCFMETPIFGDMSVEEK, encoded by the coding sequence ATGAAGAAAATACTTTTCATTACAACTGGAGGAACTATTGCTTCTTCTGAAGGGGATAATGGATTAGAGCCTTCTTTTGATGCTGAGGAATTATTAGCTCATATACCTGAGATCAGGGATCTTTGTGATATAAATGGAAAGTTAGTTATGAATATAGATAGTACAAATATGAGACCTACTTCAGTAAAGAAGATAGCTGAAACAGTCTTTGAAAATTATGATGATTATGATGGATTTGTGGTAACTCATGGTACTGATACGATGGGATATACTTCATCATTATTAACATATATGTTGTCTAATATTAAAAAACCGGTTGTTGTTACAGGTTCTCAAGTTGCAATAGGCCAACCTTATACAGATGCCAAAAAGAATATTTCAGATGCTGTAAGATTTGCTCTTGAAGGAGTTCCAGGAATATTTGTAGCATTTGATGGCAAAATAATTAATGGAACAAGAGCAATAAAGATGAGAAGTAAAAGCATGAATGCTTTTGAGAGTATAAATAGACCTTATGTAGCTTCTATTAAGTTGGGTAAAATTACATATAATGGAGATAGCAGGGGAAATGAGTATGAGAATGAATATGAAATAATGAATATTGATCCAAGTGAACCTTTTAGATTAAGAACTGATCTATGTACAGATGTATTTGTTTTAAAACTTTATCCTGGTATTGATCCTGATATCTTTGATTTTATAAAAGAAAATTATAAAGGACTAGTTATTGAAACTTTTGGGCTTGGTGGTATTCCAAATTTAGAGGATTATAATATTGTTTCTAAAGTAAAAGAGGTTATTGAGGCTGGGGTTGTCGTTGCAGTAACAACGCAGTGTGTTGAAGAGGGAGTTAATTTAGGTGTTTATGAAGTGGGGCGAGATTTAGCAGAGCATAATAAAGCAATAATTACTGGTGATATGAATACTGAAGCAATAGTTGGTAAATTAATGTGGGCGTTAGGAAACTTTAATAATTTGAGTGACGTTAAGTGTTTTATGGAAACTCCTATATTTGGAGATATGAGCGTTGAAGAAAAATAG
- a CDS encoding NAD(P)-dependent malic enzyme codes for MSLKEKALDLHEDNQGKLKVDTKVKVETEDDLSLAYSPGVAEPCLEIKDDREKIFDYTNKSNFVAVVSNGSAVLGLGDIGSEASMPVMEGKSVLFKEFGGVDAFPICLDEEDPDKLIETVKRMATTFGGINLEDIKSPECFYIEKRLKEELDIPVFHDDQHGTAIIVLAGLINSLKLVGKEKEDVRVIVNGAGAAGTSVTKLLLAEGIGEVIVVDKEGAIYEGQDSLTESQEELARLTNPENEKGSLSQVIKGADVFIGVSVAGVLKKEMVRKMADDPIIFPMANPEPEIWPEDAFAAGAKIVGTGRSDYPNQVNNVMAFPGLFRGALDVRAKDINEEMKVAASYALAELVSEEELTADYVIPKPFDERVGPYVAAAVAQAAVESGVARIELDYETELEQAKELMA; via the coding sequence ATGAGTTTAAAAGAGAAAGCATTAGACTTACATGAAGATAATCAGGGAAAATTAAAGGTAGATACAAAAGTCAAAGTTGAGACTGAAGATGATTTATCTTTAGCTTATTCACCAGGGGTAGCTGAGCCCTGTCTTGAGATTAAAGATGATAGAGAGAAGATATTTGATTATACAAATAAGTCCAATTTTGTAGCTGTGGTCAGCAATGGTAGTGCAGTATTGGGATTGGGTGATATAGGAAGCGAAGCATCTATGCCGGTAATGGAAGGAAAATCAGTACTATTTAAAGAATTTGGAGGAGTAGATGCCTTTCCAATCTGTTTAGATGAAGAAGATCCAGACAAATTGATTGAGACGGTTAAACGTATGGCGACGACCTTTGGCGGTATTAATTTAGAAGATATCAAATCACCAGAATGTTTCTATATTGAAAAGCGGCTTAAAGAAGAGTTGGATATCCCGGTTTTCCATGATGATCAGCATGGAACAGCTATAATTGTTCTGGCTGGCTTAATAAATTCTTTAAAGCTGGTAGGTAAAGAAAAAGAGGATGTTAGAGTAATTGTCAATGGAGCCGGCGCAGCAGGGACAAGTGTTACTAAACTATTATTGGCAGAAGGAATTGGAGAAGTGATTGTTGTTGATAAAGAGGGAGCTATCTATGAAGGACAGGATAGTTTGACTGAAAGTCAAGAGGAGTTGGCTAGATTAACCAATCCTGAAAATGAAAAAGGAAGTTTAAGTCAGGTAATTAAAGGAGCAGATGTCTTTATTGGCGTTTCAGTAGCCGGCGTGTTGAAAAAAGAGATGGTACGGAAGATGGCTGATGATCCTATTATCTTCCCTATGGCCAATCCTGAACCTGAGATCTGGCCTGAAGATGCTTTTGCTGCAGGAGCAAAGATAGTAGGTACTGGCCGTTCTGATTATCCTAATCAGGTTAATAATGTTATGGCCTTTCCTGGGCTCTTCCGCGGAGCCTTGGATGTAAGGGCTAAAGATATAAATGAAGAGATGAAGGTGGCAGCTTCTTATGCCTTGGCTGAACTTGTCTCCGAGGAGGAGTTAACAGCTGATTATGTAATTCCTAAGCCTTTTGATGAACGAGTAGGACCTTATGTAGCTGCAGCTGTAGCCCAGGCAGCAGTTGAGAGTGGGGTAGCACGGATTGAGCTTGATTATGAAACGGAATTAGAGCAGGCTAAAGAATTGATGGCTTAG
- a CDS encoding aspartate ammonia-lyase, translating into MSRIEKDFLGEMEIEDEAYYGVQSKRAAQNFMVTGVSISSELIHALGVVKKAVTTANMNLGYLGKEKAKAIIQAAEEVREGKFDDEVILDSVQGGAGTSINMNINEIIANRALEILGYEKGDYDRVHPNTDVNMAQSTNDVIPTAIRIATLRKIDGLIEATNLLDKRLIQKEEEFDDVLKMGRTQLQDAVPIRLGQEFGAYRKTVERFIDRIKEVRNDLTEINLGATAVGTGLNADPKYIELAIKELRKSTGLKLESTDNLIDGTQNTDIFVEVSGRLKTFASSLSKIANDLRLLDSGPKAGLNEINLPAVQPGSSIMPGKVNPVIPEMVNQASFQVLGNDQTITLASEAGQLELNVMVPVIVFNLLQSINILTNVNRIFAEKCIKDITVNKERCEEFVDRSVGVVTALNPHIGYAKACEVAKKSLREDRPVKEIILEEDIMDEEKLSQILNPVEMTEPGIAGKQLLPKEA; encoded by the coding sequence ATGTCAAGAATTGAAAAGGATTTTTTAGGAGAAATGGAGATTGAGGATGAAGCATATTATGGAGTTCAGAGTAAGAGAGCAGCCCAGAACTTTATGGTGACTGGAGTTTCTATTTCATCAGAATTAATTCATGCGTTGGGAGTAGTCAAGAAAGCAGTAACTACAGCAAATATGAATCTGGGGTATCTTGGTAAGGAGAAAGCAAAGGCAATTATACAGGCTGCTGAAGAAGTAAGAGAAGGAAAGTTTGATGATGAGGTTATTCTGGATTCGGTTCAGGGTGGAGCAGGTACCTCTATTAATATGAATATTAATGAGATAATTGCTAACAGAGCATTGGAGATTCTAGGATATGAGAAAGGCGATTATGATCGAGTACATCCTAATACTGATGTAAATATGGCCCAATCAACTAATGATGTAATACCTACTGCAATTAGAATAGCTACTCTTAGAAAGATTGACGGCTTAATTGAAGCTACAAATTTATTGGATAAGAGGTTGATCCAGAAAGAAGAAGAGTTTGATGATGTACTTAAAATGGGACGAACTCAGCTGCAGGATGCAGTACCGATCAGATTAGGACAGGAATTTGGTGCTTATCGAAAAACAGTTGAACGTTTTATTGATCGAATTAAGGAAGTTAGAAATGATTTAACAGAAATTAATTTAGGAGCCACGGCCGTAGGAACCGGTTTAAATGCTGATCCTAAGTATATTGAACTGGCTATTAAGGAGTTAAGAAAGAGTACAGGTTTAAAATTGGAATCAACTGATAATCTAATTGATGGTACTCAGAACACTGATATCTTTGTTGAAGTATCTGGACGATTAAAGACTTTTGCTAGCAGTCTATCCAAGATAGCTAATGATCTTAGACTATTAGATTCTGGTCCAAAGGCAGGATTAAATGAGATTAATCTTCCAGCAGTCCAGCCGGGATCATCAATTATGCCGGGAAAGGTTAATCCGGTGATTCCGGAAATGGTAAATCAGGCTTCTTTTCAGGTGTTGGGTAATGATCAGACAATTACTTTAGCTTCCGAGGCAGGGCAGTTGGAGTTAAATGTAATGGTACCGGTAATAGTCTTTAATCTATTACAGTCAATTAATATTTTGACTAATGTAAATAGGATATTTGCTGAAAAGTGTATCAAGGATATTACAGTTAATAAAGAACGATGTGAGGAGTTTGTTGACCGCAGTGTAGGTGTTGTGACAGCACTTAATCCTCATATTGGCTATGCTAAGGCCTGTGAAGTTGCTAAGAAATCTCTAAGAGAGGATCGACCTGTTAAAGAGATTATTTTAGAAGAGGATATTATGGATGAAGAGAAGTTATCCCAGATATTGAATCCAGTTGAAATGACAGAGCCGGGAATTGCAGGTAAGCAGTTATTACCTAAGGAAGCATAA
- a CDS encoding aspartate/glutamate racemase family protein, giving the protein MKKTVGILGGMGPQATVNLFQKVINFTDAECDQDHIQALINNNPQIPDRTEYILGDGEDLTPHLIKGAIKLQQLGADYLAMPCNTAHYFYDEVVRYMDIPFLNMIEEVAAEVDRKYGNDSKVGLLATTGTYQVGIYEKVLQESGVNLITPDESGKEAVYDVIYKVKEGFDDIKFQSVNNLLAEMKKQGVSVVILGCTELPLIKDKLDSEIDYMDCTEILAQRIVDYASDQENSSQIEVEAEMVTQTIE; this is encoded by the coding sequence ATGAAAAAGACTGTAGGAATTTTAGGAGGAATGGGGCCACAGGCAACAGTAAATTTATTTCAGAAAGTGATTAATTTCACTGATGCTGAGTGTGATCAGGACCATATTCAGGCTCTTATAAATAATAATCCCCAGATTCCTGATAGAACAGAATATATACTAGGAGATGGTGAAGATCTAACGCCACATCTTATAAAAGGGGCAATTAAGCTTCAACAGCTTGGGGCTGATTATTTAGCTATGCCCTGTAATACAGCTCATTACTTTTATGATGAAGTAGTAAGATATATGGATATTCCCTTTCTTAATATGATTGAAGAAGTTGCTGCAGAGGTAGATAGAAAATACGGAAATGATTCTAAAGTAGGATTGTTAGCAACTACTGGGACTTATCAGGTTGGGATTTATGAGAAGGTCTTACAAGAATCTGGAGTAAATTTGATTACTCCAGATGAGAGTGGCAAAGAAGCAGTATATGATGTAATATATAAGGTAAAGGAAGGTTTTGATGATATTAAGTTTCAGTCAGTGAATAATCTTTTGGCTGAAATGAAAAAGCAAGGAGTTTCAGTAGTTATTCTAGGCTGCACTGAACTTCCGCTCATAAAGGATAAGTTAGATTCAGAAATTGATTATATGGACTGTACTGAGATATTGGCCCAAAGAATTGTTGATTATGCATCTGATCAAGAAAACAGCAGTCAGATTGAAGTAGAAGCAGAGATGGTGACCCAAACAATTGAATAA
- a CDS encoding fumarate hydratase, whose protein sequence is MSINVNEITDAVAEMCMEANFILGDDIIESYHQALEREDSPVAQEILERLIENAEIAKEEKMPICQDTGMTVVFVELGQDAEIEGGDLTEAINKGVSKGYKDGYLRKSVVDGPLERENTGDNTPAVIHTEIVPGDKLKLTVAPKGFGSENMSQIKMLKPADGVEGVKDFVVQTVKEAGPNPCPPVVVGVGIGGTFEKAAFLAKKSLLRPVGEASEEENIADLETELLEKVNELNIGPQGFGGKTTALAVNVETYPTHIAGLPVAVNINCHVTRHKERTLG, encoded by the coding sequence GTGTCAATTAATGTGAATGAAATTACAGATGCAGTAGCAGAAATGTGTATGGAAGCGAATTTTATTCTTGGTGATGACATAATTGAAAGTTACCATCAGGCACTTGAGAGAGAAGATTCTCCAGTAGCCCAAGAGATATTAGAAAGATTAATTGAAAATGCTGAAATTGCTAAAGAAGAGAAGATGCCTATCTGTCAAGATACAGGCATGACTGTTGTATTTGTTGAGTTGGGTCAGGATGCCGAGATAGAAGGTGGAGATTTAACTGAAGCTATCAATAAAGGAGTCAGCAAAGGATATAAAGATGGTTACTTACGTAAATCAGTAGTAGATGGCCCATTAGAGCGGGAGAATACTGGTGATAATACTCCGGCAGTAATCCATACGGAGATAGTACCTGGCGATAAATTGAAGCTGACAGTAGCTCCTAAAGGCTTTGGCAGTGAGAATATGAGCCAGATTAAGATGTTAAAGCCTGCCGATGGAGTTGAGGGAGTTAAAGACTTTGTAGTTCAGACAGTTAAAGAAGCCGGCCCTAATCCTTGTCCGCCGGTAGTAGTAGGTGTAGGAATCGGCGGTACCTTCGAAAAAGCGGCATTCCTAGCTAAGAAGTCACTATTGAGACCAGTTGGAGAGGCAAGTGAAGAAGAGAATATAGCTGACTTGGAAACAGAGCTGTTGGAGAAAGTAAATGAATTGAATATCGGCCCGCAGGGCTTTGGCGGTAAGACGACAGCCTTAGCAGTTAATGTTGAGACCTATCCGACGCATATTGCTGGCTTGCCGGTAGCAGTTAATATAAACTGCCATGTGACTAGACATAAAGAACGGACCTTGGGTTAA
- a CDS encoding Fe-S-containing hydro-lyase, with translation MSEIRLETPLTEEKVRELEAGDTVLISGTVYTARDAAHARLVDALDSDKDMPFEIDGQVIYYVGPAPAKPGKPIGSAGPTTSYRMDPFAPRLIKEGLRGMIGKGYRNDEVVEAMKEEGAVYFGAIGGAAALIAQRIKEAEVIAYDDLGTEAVRRLEVEDLPVLVVIDAEGNSLYEVE, from the coding sequence ATGAGCGAGATTCGATTAGAAACTCCATTGACAGAAGAGAAAGTAAGAGAGTTAGAAGCAGGAGATACAGTGCTTATTTCAGGAACAGTCTATACAGCCCGCGATGCAGCCCATGCTCGCCTGGTAGATGCTTTAGACTCAGATAAAGATATGCCTTTTGAAATAGATGGTCAGGTTATCTATTATGTAGGGCCTGCACCGGCTAAGCCGGGTAAGCCTATCGGTTCTGCGGGACCGACGACAAGTTATCGCATGGACCCCTTTGCTCCGAGATTAATCAAAGAGGGTCTGCGAGGGATGATCGGTAAAGGATACCGCAATGACGAGGTAGTAGAAGCTATGAAAGAAGAAGGAGCAGTCTATTTTGGGGCAATTGGCGGAGCAGCAGCTTTGATAGCTCAGAGGATTAAAGAAGCAGAAGTAATAGCCTATGATGACTTGGGAACAGAGGCAGTAAGAAGGTTAGAGGTAGAAGATCTACCGGTACTGGTGGTAATAGATGCCGAAGGCAATAGCCTGTATGAAGTGGAGTAA